The proteins below come from a single Methanospirillum lacunae genomic window:
- a CDS encoding PEGA domain-containing protein, which translates to MSLQSGFFTIEYKRLRVGVFALLLIFIICSIGGMVSAANPGYGYFKVDSAPQTGEVIFDGKSYGYTPALIQVNEDSSPSHEVVVKMEGYEEYSQQISYNPGRGQTVPISLDASHTLDHIGEFLSRQ; encoded by the coding sequence ATGTCACTTCAGTCAGGATTTTTTACTATTGAATATAAAAGACTCCGGGTTGGAGTCTTTGCATTATTACTAATTTTTATAATATGCAGCATTGGAGGCATGGTTTCTGCTGCCAATCCGGGGTATGGATATTTCAAAGTTGACTCAGCACCCCAAACTGGAGAAGTCATATTTGATGGTAAATCTTATGGATACACTCCAGCCTTGATTCAGGTGAATGAGGATTCCTCTCCATCTCATGAAGTAGTTGTAAAAATGGAGGGATATGAGGAATATTCCCAACAGATCTCGTACAATCCAGGAAGAGGACAAACGGTTCCAATTTCCCTGGATGCCAGCCATACACTTGATCATATCGGGGAATTTTTAAGTCGCCAGTGA
- a CDS encoding tetratricopeptide repeat protein, whose amino-acid sequence MDLYTQGNNLAKNSKYPEAIELYEKAILINQSYLDPWMGKGNAYLNLKLFNDSIAAYDKVIAIDPNNIQAWNGRGNSLKNINNFEDALTAYNKVITINPNLTSGYINKAGILQSLKRYNESIPLYNRAIELDPKSLSTYLNKASAIQKLNKYDDALAVYDQVLALNSSYSPAYTGKAGVLSTLKKYNEALDVYDHVIKNDSKSIWAWNSRGDLLQTLKRYDEAVSSYDHAIALNETNAPVWRSKAKCLQILKRPTEAMTALDQALANNPNYFEAWMDRGNLQLNLNNYQGSQQSFDQAIKINKNDTSAWNGKGQALMGLEKYNDATDAFSQCLSINPNLTNVRKNLEQAQFKMFQITKNSTYNTSNTPASGNFSKETASIPSQVTDSPQPHQKNAIFDLIDLFFGNKPVIPKVRSEDSPDIPNQVRLVLPVDVSLQNNTFLITDQGNHSIIISDYSGNIRLIIGGPKQSDLFTEVTSATLDKQGNIYVLDAGANKIFKFDALGNMLISWGSQGSDPGQFKNPRHIDYAPRSDSQEGILSVADSGNNRIQLFDLNGEYLSSLITLQKSDSFTSSEPHLNQSNNVIENHSYKKIIPEEKAVPALAERNFNVRIKDTTYPLSVIVDRRIYLGAQNCKNLDVNITSKNPEQWIHLLEGALSDPTTIDTIENISSLLEKCSVENQLTDSENLDLITTFIQQIPLVNEPNTRYPVEVLHDKKASSPDKAIFLYGLLYKAGYDVVFLSYPGTNHCAVGIRSDKSVNKPVMKEYTIDNMSYIYVNPDNPDIIGRINPSLNNIDPFILHILPQDSKHSLILPEREKRLAILETLNSSVEKKKFLEENRGKYSSAAKKQAQTDLDKLKSVTTYVESNTWNTEGISMRLKNSKVGDIQLMFGSEFRS is encoded by the coding sequence GTGGACCTTTATACCCAGGGAAACAATCTCGCAAAAAATAGCAAATATCCAGAAGCAATTGAATTATACGAAAAAGCAATTTTAATTAATCAGAGTTATCTGGATCCCTGGATGGGAAAAGGGAATGCTTATCTAAATTTAAAGTTATTTAACGATTCTATAGCAGCATATGATAAAGTCATTGCAATAGATCCCAATAATATCCAGGCATGGAATGGGAGAGGAAACTCCCTGAAAAATATAAACAATTTTGAGGATGCACTTACCGCATATAACAAAGTTATTACAATTAATCCGAACCTGACTTCAGGCTATATCAATAAGGCAGGAATTCTTCAAAGTTTGAAACGATACAATGAGTCCATTCCTCTATATAATCGGGCTATCGAACTAGATCCAAAATCATTGTCAACATACCTTAATAAAGCCAGTGCAATTCAGAAATTAAATAAATATGATGATGCTCTGGCGGTATATGATCAAGTGCTGGCTCTAAATTCAAGTTATAGCCCTGCTTATACCGGGAAAGCGGGGGTTCTTTCAACACTAAAAAAGTATAACGAAGCATTAGATGTTTATGATCATGTTATAAAAAACGATTCAAAATCAATATGGGCGTGGAATAGTCGGGGAGATCTTCTCCAGACGCTTAAGCGATATGATGAAGCAGTCAGTTCCTATGATCATGCTATTGCGTTGAACGAAACAAATGCTCCTGTATGGAGGAGTAAAGCAAAATGTTTACAAATCCTGAAGAGACCCACAGAAGCAATGACTGCTCTTGATCAAGCACTAGCAAATAATCCAAATTATTTCGAAGCATGGATGGACAGAGGTAACCTCCAGTTGAATCTTAATAATTACCAGGGATCTCAGCAATCATTTGATCAGGCAATCAAAATCAATAAAAACGATACTTCTGCCTGGAATGGAAAAGGTCAGGCATTGATGGGATTAGAAAAGTATAACGATGCAACAGATGCATTTAGTCAGTGTCTCTCAATAAATCCAAATCTGACAAATGTCCGGAAAAACCTTGAACAGGCTCAGTTTAAGATGTTCCAGATCACAAAAAATAGTACATATAATACATCAAACACCCCGGCATCAGGTAATTTTTCAAAGGAAACTGCTTCAATCCCTTCACAAGTCACTGATTCACCTCAACCTCATCAGAAAAATGCAATATTTGATCTGATAGATCTTTTTTTTGGGAATAAGCCTGTTATACCAAAAGTAAGGAGTGAGGATTCACCAGATATTCCAAATCAGGTACGGCTTGTATTACCAGTTGATGTTTCACTCCAGAATAATACTTTTCTGATAACAGATCAGGGGAATCATAGTATTATCATATCTGATTATTCCGGAAACATCAGACTCATTATTGGTGGACCCAAACAATCAGATCTTTTCACCGAGGTGACAAGTGCAACATTAGATAAACAGGGGAATATTTATGTTCTTGACGCCGGAGCAAATAAAATATTCAAATTTGATGCCTTGGGTAACATGTTAATTTCCTGGGGATCTCAGGGATCAGATCCAGGTCAATTTAAAAATCCCAGACATATTGACTATGCACCACGTTCTGATTCGCAGGAAGGGATACTTTCTGTCGCTGATTCAGGAAACAACAGAATTCAACTTTTTGATCTTAATGGAGAATATCTCTCTTCACTCATCACATTGCAAAAGTCTGATAGTTTCACTTCCAGTGAACCGCATCTAAATCAAAGTAATAATGTAATTGAAAATCATTCATACAAAAAAATTATTCCAGAAGAAAAAGCAGTTCCCGCTCTTGCTGAACGAAATTTCAATGTACGCATCAAAGATACTACATATCCTCTATCAGTAATCGTTGATAGAAGGATATACCTGGGTGCACAAAATTGCAAAAATCTGGATGTAAATATCACGAGTAAAAATCCTGAACAATGGATCCATCTTTTAGAAGGAGCCCTATCAGATCCCACAACCATTGATACAATTGAAAATATTTCATCCCTCCTTGAAAAATGTTCAGTAGAAAATCAACTTACCGATAGTGAAAACCTCGATCTTATCACAACTTTTATTCAACAGATACCTTTGGTCAATGAACCTAATACAAGGTATCCTGTTGAAGTTCTTCATGACAAAAAGGCGAGTTCACCAGATAAGGCCATATTTTTATACGGGCTTCTCTATAAAGCAGGATATGATGTTGTTTTTCTCTCATACCCGGGAACAAACCATTGTGCTGTAGGGATACGATCTGATAAATCAGTCAATAAACCCGTAATGAAAGAATATACGATTGATAATATGTCATATATCTATGTGAACCCGGATAATCCGGATATTATTGGTAGGATTAACCCATCATTGAACAATATTGATCCCTTTATACTACATATTCTCCCACAGGATTCAAAACATTCTCTCATTCTCCCAGAGAGAGAGAAAAGGCTTGCCATTCTTGAGACATTGAATTCTTCGGTTGAAAAGAAAAAATTCTTGGAGGAAAACAGGGGAAAATACAGCAGTGCAGCAAAAAAACAAGCTCAGACAGACTTGGATAAACTCAAATCTGTTACAACATATGTTGAAAGTAATACATGGAATACCGAAGGAATATCCATGCGATTAAAAAATTCCAAAGTTGGAGATATTCAATTAATGTTTGGAAGTGAATTCAGATCTTAA